From Phaeobacter sp. A36a-5a:
AGACCCGCCGCCTGATGCGGGATCACAATCTGACCACCGTCTGCGAAGAGGCCGCCTGCCCCAATATCGGCGAATGCTGGTCCAAACGTCATGCCACCATGATGATCATGGGCGAGATCTGCACCCGCGGCTGTTCTTTCTGCAATGTCTCGACCGGTCGCCCCGATGCGCTGGACGCCTTTGAGCCCGGTCGGGTGGCACAGGCGGTCAAGAAACTGGCGCTGCGCCATGTCGTGATCACCAGCGTTGATCGCGATGATCTGGAGGACGGCGGCGCGGCCCATATCGCCCAGACCATCCGCGCCGTGCGCCACCAGACCCCCGGCACCACGATTGAGGTGCTGACCCCGGATTTTCTGGGCAAGGGTGATGCCGCAAAGATCGTCTTTGACGCGGCCCCGGATGTGTTCAACCACAATCTGGAAACCGTCCCACATCTCTACCCCCGTGTCCGCCCCGGTGCGCGGTATTACAGCTCGCTGCGGCTGCTGGATGACGCCAAACGCGCCAATCCACAGGTTTTTACCAAATCCGGCCTGATGGTCGGCATGGGAGAAACCCAAGAAGACCTGCGTCAGGTGATGGATGATCTGCGCGCTGCGGACGTCGATTTTCTGACCGTGGGACAGTATCTTCAGCCCACCCCGAAACACCATCCGATTGATCGCTTCGTCACCCCGGAGGAGTTTGAGCAGATCGAACGCATGGCCCGAAGCAAAGGGTTCCTTGGTGTCTCGGCGACACCTCTGACCCGCTCTTCCTTTCACGCGGATGAGGATTTTGCGGCGCTCAAGGAAGCCCGCAACAGGCAGCTTGGCGACAGCCTTGCGGGGGGTGCCGGCTAACGGACCACCCCTCGGACCGGGATTGCCCCGCGACTGGTGGGTCGCGGCAGGAGGGGCAGGACCGGGAAATCGACTTGTCATCGGTCGCGAACCGCAGCAAAGGCCGGGACAGGCACTCATAGGCCAAGGACCACCACCCAAAGGGAGGAAAATTATGGAAGTTTTGAATTCGATTGTGGGCTATATCAACGGGATCGTCTGGGGACCGCTGATGCTGGTCCTCATTCTCGGCGTTGGCCTGTTCTTGCAGATCGGGCTGAAGCTGATGCCCATCCTGCGCATCGGCACCGGCTTTGCCCTGCTGTTCAAGGGCCGCGAGGCCGGAGATGGCGAGGGCCAGATCACCCCGTTTAACGCGCTGATGACCGCGCTGTCGGCCACCATCGGCACCGGCAATATCGCCGGCGTTGCCACCGCCGTGTTCCTCGGCGGCCCCGGCGCGCTGTTCTGGATGTGGATGACCGCACTGGTCGGCATGGCCACCAAATATTCCGAAGCCGTGCTGGCGGTAAAATACCGCGAACAGGACAGCCAGGGCAATTATGTCGGCGGCCCGATGTATTACATCAAGAACGGTCTTGGCGCGAACTGGGCCTGGCTCGGCTTTGCCTTTGCGCTGTTCGGTGCAATCGCCGCCTTCGGCATCGGCAATGGTGTCCAGGCCAATGGTGTGGCACAGGTGCTGGAAACCAACTTCGGCTTCAACCCCTCCATCACCGGTATCGTGCTGATGGCGCTGACCGGCGCCGTGATCCTTGGCGGCATCACCCGCATCGGTGCGGTGGCCGGGAAACTGGTCCCCTTCATGGCTGTCAGCTATGTCACCATCGGCCTGCTGGTTCTGATCATCAACGCCGATCAGCTGGGCCATGCCTTGGGTCTTGTCTTCACCTATGCTTTCACCCCCTCGGCCGCTGAAGGCGGCTTTGCCGGGGCCGCTGTCTGGGCCGCAATCCGCTTTGGTGTGGCCCGTGGCGTGTTCTCGAACGAAGCCGGTCTTGGCTCCGCCCCGATCGCCCATGCCGCAGCTGAAACCAAAGGTCCGGTAAATCAGGGCCTGATCGCCATGCTGGGCACGTTCATCGACACCATCATCGTCTGTTCCATCACCGGTCTGGCCATCATCGCCTCCGGCGCCTGGACCTCGGGCGAAAGCGGTGCAGCGCTGACCTCGCTGGCCTTTGAAACCTCCCTGCCCGGCTTTGGCGGCTATGTGATCGCCATCGCGCTGTCGATCTTTGCCTTTACCACCATTCTGGGCTGGTCCTACTATGGCGAGAAATGCGTCGGCTATCTTCTGGGTGCCAAGGTGTTGATCGGCTACCGTGTGCTGTGGATCGTCGCGATCTACTTCGGGGCCACGGCGGATCTGGGCTTCATCTGGCTGCTGGCGGATACGCTGAACGCGATGATGGCGATCCCGAACCTGATCGCCCTCGCCCTGCTGAGCCCGGTCGTCTTCAAGGTGACGAAAGAGTTCTTTGCCTCCAACGGGCAGACGGAAGAGCCGAGCAAAGGCGCGGCAGAATAATCAAGACCAACCGACATCGGGGCGCGGCAGGCGTCGCGCCCCGGCTTTTCAACCACATCAATTCAAGGGCAAGACGCTATGACCGACGCGCCGAAACGTACCCCGCTCTATGACCTGCATGTCGCCCTCGGCGGCAAGATGGTGGATTTTGCCGGCTGGGAAATGCCGGTCCAGTACCCCATGGGCATCATGGGAGAGCACAAACAGTGCCGCGAAAAGGCTGCGCTGTTCGATGTCAGCCACATGGGCCAGGTGATCCTGCGCGGCGACAACGTCGGCGAAAAGCTGGAGGCGCTCTGCCCGCAGGCCTTTGCCACCCTCAAGGAAGGCAAGGCACGCTATGGCTTCTTCACCAATGACGATGGCGGCATCATGGACGACCTCATCGTCTCCAATGCCGGCGATCATTACTTCGTGGTGGTGAACGCCGCCCTGCGCCATCAGGACATCCCCCATATGAAGGCGCATCTCGACGGTGTCGAGGTGACCGAGATCTTCGACCGCGCGCTGGTCGCCGTTCAGGGCCCGGCAGCCGAAAATGTGGTGGGCGACCTTTGCCCCGCCGCCCGCGAGATGACATTCATGGAAACCATCCTTGCCGATATCGACGGCGTGGAATGCCGCATTTCCCGCCTCGGGTACACCGGCGAAGACGGCTACGAGATTTCCATCCCCGAGGCTGACGCCGAACGCATCACCAGGCTGTTCCTGGCCCATGACGATTGCGAACCCGCCGGTCTGGGCGCGCGCGACTCCCTGCGTCTGGAGGCCGGTCTCTGCCTTTATGGCAATGACATCGACCAGTCGACCTCCCCGATCGAGGCCTCGCTGGCCTGGGCGATCCAGAAACGCCGCAAGGAAGAAGGCGGCTTCCCCGGTGCCGCCCGCATCCAGAAAGAGCTGGCCGAGGGGGCCGCGAAGAAACTGGTCGGCATCAAACCCTCGGGTCGCGCGCCCGCCCGTCAGCACGTTGAAATCCAATGCGCCGACGGCAATACCATCGGTGAAATCACCTCCGGCTGCTTTGGCCCCACCGTCGGCGGCCCGGTCGCCATGGGCTATGTCGCCGCGCCGCATGGCAAACCGGGCGAACAGGTCAAGCTGATCATCCGTGGCAAGCCCCATGATGCAGAAATCACCGCGCTGCCCTTCGTCACCCAGAACTACAAACGTTAAGCTCCAGGAGTACCCGAGATGACCACCTATTATTCCGAAGATCACGAATGGATCACCGTCGAGGGCGACACCGCCACGCTCGGCATCACCAAACATGCCGCCGAGCAGCTGGGTGAAGTTGTCTTCATCGAGCAGCAGGACAGCGGCGAGGAATTTGAAAAAGGCGGCGAGATCGGCGTCATTGAATCGGTGAAGGCCGCGTCGGAAATCTACGCCCCGCTCGATGGCGAGATCACCGCCATCAACGAGACTCTGGCCGACAACCCCGGCGCCCTGAACGAAGACCCCGAAGGCGCGGCCTGGATCTACAAGATCAAACTCTCCGACACCTCGCAGCTGGAGGATCTGATGGATCTGGACGGCTACAAGGCGCTGATCGGCTGATCCTGCGCGGCGGATCCGGCAACCGGCTCCGCCGCATCTTCTGGCTCTAAATATCCCCGCCGGAGGCTCCCGCAGCCTCGGCAGGCGACCCCTCGCAACAGGAGCGCTCCACATGGCCTTCAAACTGACTGATTACGAAGCTTATGATTTTGCCAATCGCCGCCACATCGGGCCCAGCCCGCGTGAAATGGCCGATATGCTCAAAACCATCGGTTTCAATACCCTCGATGAGCTGATCGACGCCACCGTGCCCCCCGCCATCCGCCAGAAAGAGGCGCTGGACTGGGGGCCGGCGATGACCGAACGCGATGCGCTGTTCCACATGCGAGAGATCGCGGGCAAGAACAAGGTGCTGACCTCGCTGATCGGTCAGGGCTACCACGGCACCACCACCCCGGCGCCGATCCTGCGCAACATCCTGGAGAACCCCGCCTGGTACACGGCTTACACGCCTTACCAGCCTGAGATTTCGCAGGGTCGTCTTGAGGCGCTGCTGAACTTCCAGACCATGGTCAGCGATCTGACCGGCCTGCCGGTGGCCAATGCCTCGCTGCTCGACGAAGCCACCGCCGCGGCCGAAGCCATGGCGATGGCCCATCGTGGGTCGCGCTCCAAGGCGAATAACGCGGCCTTCTTCGTGGACAAGAACTGCCACCCGCAGACCGTCGCCGTGATCCAGACCCGCGCCGAACCTCTGGGCATCGACGTTGTTGTCGCCGATCCCTCCGAACTGGAGGCCGCCGCCGTCTTTGGCGCGATCTTCCAGTATCCCGGCACCCACGGCCATGTCACCGATTTCAGCGACCAGATCGCCGCCCTGCATGACAACAAGGGCGTTGCGGTTGTCGCGGCGGATATCCTGTCGCTGGCGCTGCTGAAATCCCCCGGTGAAATGGGCGCCGATATCGCCATCGGCTCGACCCAGCGGTTCGGCGTTCCGATGGGCTACGGCGGCCCACACGCGGCCTATATGGCGACCACCGACAAGCTGAAGCGCTCCATGCCCGGCCGGATCATCGGCGTGTCCGTCGATGCGCGCGGCAACAAGGCCTATCGCCTGTCGCTGCAAACCCGCGAACAGCACATCCGCCGCGAAAAAGCCAATTCCAACGTCTGTACCGCACAGGCGCTGCTGGCGGTGATCGCGTCGATGTATGCGGTCTACCACGGCCCCGATGGCATCAAGGCGATTGCGCAATCCGTGCACCGCAAGACCGCCCGCATGGCGGCTGGTCTGGAACAGGCCGGGTTCAAGGTCGAACCGGAAGTCTTCTTTGACACCATCACGGTTGAGGTGGGTCACCTGCAGAAAACCGTCATGGAAGCCGCTGTTCAGCGCGGCATCAACCTGCGCCGCGTCGGCGAAACCAAGGTCGGCATCTCGCTCGACGAACAGACCCGCGCCGAAACCATCGAGGCCGTCTGGGGTGCCTTTGGCATCGACCGCAAGGACGACAGCTCCAACAAGCAGTACCGCCTGCCCGAAGCCATGCTGCGCGAGAGCGCCTATCTCACCCACCCGATCTTCCACAAGAACCGGGCCGAGGCCGAGATCACCCGCTACATGCGCCGTCTGGCCGACCGCGATCTGGCGCTGGACCGTGCGATGATCCCGCTTGGCTCCTGCACCATGAAGCTGAACGCAACCATCGAGATGATCCCGGTCACCTGGCCGGAGTTCAGCAACCTGCACCCCTTCGTTCCCGAAGATCAGGCGCAGGGCTACCATGAGATGATCGCCGATCTGAACGACAAGCTCTGCCAGATCACCGGTTATGATGCGATCTCCCAGCAGCCGAACTCCGGCGCGCAGGGCGAATATGCAGGCCTTCTGACCATCCGCAACTACCACGCGGCAAACGGTCAGGGTCATCGCAACGTCTGCCTGATCCCGACCTCCGCCCATGGCACCAATCCGGCCACCGCGCAGATGGTTGGCTATCAGGTGGTTCCGATCAAGGCGGATGACAAAGGCAATATCGACGTCGCGGATTTCCGCGAAAAGGCCGAGAAACACTCGGACCACCTCGCCGCCTGCATGATCACCTACCCGTCCACGCACGGCGTGTTCGAGACCACCGTGCAGGAGGTCTGCCAGATCACCCATGAGCACGGCGGTCAGGTCTATATCGACGGTGCAAATATGAACGCGATGGTCGGCCTGTCCCGTCCGGGTGACATTGGCGGCGACGTCAGCCACCTGAACCTGCACAAGACCTTCTGCATCCCGCATGGCGGTGGCGGCCCCGGCATGGGTCCGATCGGCGTCAAGGCACATCTGACCGAACACCTGCCGGGTCACCCGGAATACGGCACCGCCGTGGGTCCTGTCTCGGCAGCGCCCTTCGGCTCGCCCTCGATCCTGCCGGTCAGCTGGGCTTATGTGCTGCTGATGGGGGGCGCTGGCCTCACGCAGGCGACGAAGGTTGCGATCCTCAACGCCAACTACATCGCGGCACGTCTGAAGGATGCCTATCCGATCCTCTACACCTCCGAATCCGGTCGGGTGGCGCATGAGTGCATTCTGGACACCCGTCCGCTGAATGACGAGGGCGGCGTGACCGTGGATGATGTGGCCAAGCGCCTGATCGACAGCGGTTTCCACGCGCCGACCATGTCCTGGCCGGTGGCGGGCACGCTGATGGTGGAGCCGACGGAATCCGAACCCAAGGACGAGCTGGACCGCTTCTGCGATGCCATGCTGTCCATCCGGTCGGAGGCGCAGGACATCATCGACGGCAAGATCGACGCCGAAAACAACCCGCTGAAGCACGCACCACACACCGTGCGCGATCTGGTCGGTGAGTGGGATCGCCCCTACAGCCGCGAACAGGCCTGCTTCCCTCCGGGCAACCTCGGTGTGGATAAATACTGGCCGGCGGTGAACCGCGTCGACAATGCCTATGGCGACCGCAACCTGATCTGCACCTGCCCTCCGATGGAGGATTACGCAGAGGCGGCGGAATAAGCCCACGCCAAGACCCAAGGTGTCGCCGGTTCTCACCGGCGGCACCCCTGTGCCGATCCATCCCGCTCACCGTATGCGAGGCAGACAGATGACACTTCATTCCCGGCCCCACGGCGATAGCGAGATTGCCCGCACCGGTGGCCGTGGCCTGCGTCACATTGATGTCGTCCTTCCCGACGGCGCGCCACGATCCCGCGCCCAGATCATCATCGACCTTTTCGACGTCGCAAACGATCTGCTGGACGGGGTGCAATACCGGGTGCGAGTCTGTGGTCTGGATATGCTCGCCAGCGGCCCGGTTGCCGGCCGCGCCCGCGCGCTCGTGGTGTTTCTGGGCGATATTTACAGCCGCTGGCAGCTGAATGCCAAGGAACGCGCCCGCGTCAATCAGGTGATGCGCCTGTCAGAGCGCAGCGCCTTTGTCGGCGGTGCGGTGTTCCTGCTGGATGCGCTGGCGCGCGGCGGCGATCACCATCTGGCGATCCACCCGAATTTCCTCGCCTCGGCCGGGGAATGCAGCCTGCGTCAGGATCAGGACGGCGCCGCCACTGCCGCCTCCGGCACCGTGCATTCGGCGATCTGCAGTTTTGCCACCCCGCATATGCTGCTGGATATCATCGCTGCCGACTGCGGGCGACTGGCCGCGAATGGTATGGCGCATTACCTCGGTCTTGATACCGGCAAACGCCCCAAGAAGAGCCGTATTGCGCTGAACCTAGAACAGAAATCCGCAGGCGACGGGCTGATCACCCAATGCCTCACCGTGATGCAGGACCATATCGAAACGCCGCTGTCGGTGGCCGAACTGGCCGATATGCTGAATGTCTCCACCCGCTGCCTGCAACGGCGCTTTACCCGCCATTTTGAACGCTCGCCGCTCAGCGTTTACCGGTCCTTGCGGATCGAACACGCCCATCAGCTCTTGACCCAGACCGATATACCCCTGCGTCAGGTCGCGGTCGCCACCGGCTTTGGCAGCTACCAGAGCCTCAGCCAGCACATCCGCGAAACCTATGGCCATGCGCCGGACGTGATCCGCCGCAGCGCCTTTCGCGGCCCGGCCCCGGACAGCCTGCGACAGAGCCGGATCCACCAGCCGCATAGCGCCCCGCTCTGATGCCGCTGCCGGGGTCCGGTCAGATCCGGTCCTTGATCCGATACCAGCCAAAGGCCAGCGGCAGTGACATCCGCCGCCAGCGGCCCAGCTCAAACCGGCGCAGCGGGCGCTGCATCAGATCGGGATGCGGCAGGCGGCTGCGCCCCAGCGCCTGATCGGCGATCAGCGCCCCAGCATAAGGCGCCATACAGACGCCGCTGCCATGATACCCGAGCGCGGCCCAGGCGTTATCCAGCCCCGGCACCGCCCCGGCAAAGGGCACGAGATTGCGGGTCATACAGATCAGCCCGGACCAGAAATACTCCGTCTCCACATGGCGCCAGGCCGGGAACATCCGGTCAAAATCCGCCCGCGCGCGGGCTTTGGTGGCGGCGATATTCTCCTCGCTCACCCGCACCGATCCGCGCAGCCCCAGCAACAGCCGACGATCCGGCAACAGGCGCAGATAATGCAAAAGCGTGCGGCTGTCGCAGACCATCTGCTCACTCCACCAGCCCTGGTCGGCAATCTCGGCCTCGCTCAGCGGGCGGGTCACCATGATATTGGACTGAACCGGCAGATAGCGGCCCGCGAATGCGCCCGGCAGATCGTCCGAAGAATAGCCATTGGTGGCAATCAGCAGCCGCCTGGCGCGGACCTGCCCGCCGGCGACCCGCAGCAGATAGCCGTCACCCGGCGTGTCAATCGCCTCGACGGCAGTGTCCGAATACATCCGCACCCCCGCCGCCTCTGCCGCGCGGGTCAGGCCAAGCACGAATTTCATCGGGTTCAGCGCAAACCCCACAGGCAGATGGACCGCGCCATGGAACTCCGGGCTGTTCAGCCCCTGCGCCGCCATGTCTTCCTTTGGTACAAATTCATACGGCAGATCATAGCGGCGGGTGTACTCCTGCCCATAGGCATGGAGCTCCTCCAGACGGTCCGCGCGATGCGCCACATAGGTATAGCCCCGCGAATGGCGATCCACCTCCAGCGCGTACCGGTCCAGATACTGCTCCACCAGATCGACGGCCGCGCGTTCGGCATCAAAGAACCGGCGCGCATCCGGTTCGCCATAGCGGCACAGAATGGCATCATCGGCCAGTTTGGCACTGCCCACCGAAACCAGCCCGCCATTGCGCCCCGAGGCCCCCCAGCCGGGCCGTTCGGCATCCAGCAACACCACATCGCCGCCGTTTTCGGCCAGGGTCAGCGCCGCCGACAGACCGGTATAGCCGCCACCGATGACGGCAAATTCCGCCGTCACCTCATCGCGCAGCGGCGCGTATCGTGGCGCCGGATCGGGCAGAAACCGGTTCCAGTACCGCGTCTGGATCGGGCGATCGGTATAGGCCAGAGGTTCGTAGATACGTTTCATTCGGGCGTGCCATCAGATGTCAGGGTCTGCGCAGAAGCTATCCGCAGCCCCCCCGGTGCCGTCAATCCCACGCGAACAGTCCGACCTCAGCCATGATAGCAGGCGATACGCCGCCCCTCGATCTCGCACAGCGCCACCGGCGTCTGGTACAGCGCGCTGAGGGTCTCGCCCGTCGCAACCTCGGCAACCGGACCGGCAAAGGCGACGCGCCCCCCAGCCAGCGCCACCACATGATCGGCCCAGCTGATCGCATAGTTGAGGTCATGCAGCACGATCACGATGCTTTTGCCACGGGTATCGGCGAGACGGCGCAGCTGCGCCATCAGGTTGCGCGCATGGTTCAGATCCAGATTGTTGAGCGGCTCATCCAGCAGCAGCCAGTCGGTGTCCTGCGCATAGGCCATCGCGATAAAGGCACGCTGGCGCTGGCCGCCGGACAGCTCATCCAGAAACCGGTCGGTCAGATCGTCAAGCCCGAACTGCGCCAGCGCGGCGTCAATCGCGGCGTGATCCTGCGCCGTCAGCCGCCCCTGACTATGCGGCCAGCGCCCAAAGCCGACCAGATCGCGCACCCGCACCCGGCTGGCCACCTCCAGCTGCTGGCCAACCACCGCCATCCGCCGCGCCAGCTGATCCGGTCTGATCCCGCGCAGATCGCGGCCCGACAGGGTGATCGCGCCGCCACTTGCAGGCATCTGCTGCGCAATCAGCTTCAGCAGGGTCGATTTCCCCGCCCCGTTCGGCCCGATCAGCGCGGTGATCTTCCCGGCAGGCAGGCTGGCATCAACCGCGTTCAGGATCGTCTTTCCAGCCAGTGTGAACGACAGGCCCGCCACGGTGATCATCTCAGTTTTCCTTTCAACAACAGCACGATGAACAGCAGCCCACCGCAGAATTCGATCACGATCGCAAGGCTGGACTGCAGGTCCAAAAGCCGCTCGAACAGGATCTGCCCCGCCACCAGAACCAGCGCCGCAATCAGCGCCGAAGCAGGCAGCAGCAGTGCGTGGCGATG
This genomic window contains:
- the lipA gene encoding lipoyl synthase, with translation TRRLMRDHNLTTVCEEAACPNIGECWSKRHATMMIMGEICTRGCSFCNVSTGRPDALDAFEPGRVAQAVKKLALRHVVITSVDRDDLEDGGAAHIAQTIRAVRHQTPGTTIEVLTPDFLGKGDAAKIVFDAAPDVFNHNLETVPHLYPRVRPGARYYSSLRLLDDAKRANPQVFTKSGLMVGMGETQEDLRQVMDDLRAADVDFLTVGQYLQPTPKHHPIDRFVTPEEFEQIERMARSKGFLGVSATPLTRSSFHADEDFAALKEARNRQLGDSLAGGAG
- a CDS encoding alanine/glycine:cation symporter family protein — translated: MEVLNSIVGYINGIVWGPLMLVLILGVGLFLQIGLKLMPILRIGTGFALLFKGREAGDGEGQITPFNALMTALSATIGTGNIAGVATAVFLGGPGALFWMWMTALVGMATKYSEAVLAVKYREQDSQGNYVGGPMYYIKNGLGANWAWLGFAFALFGAIAAFGIGNGVQANGVAQVLETNFGFNPSITGIVLMALTGAVILGGITRIGAVAGKLVPFMAVSYVTIGLLVLIINADQLGHALGLVFTYAFTPSAAEGGFAGAAVWAAIRFGVARGVFSNEAGLGSAPIAHAAAETKGPVNQGLIAMLGTFIDTIIVCSITGLAIIASGAWTSGESGAALTSLAFETSLPGFGGYVIAIALSIFAFTTILGWSYYGEKCVGYLLGAKVLIGYRVLWIVAIYFGATADLGFIWLLADTLNAMMAIPNLIALALLSPVVFKVTKEFFASNGQTEEPSKGAAE
- the gcvT gene encoding glycine cleavage system aminomethyltransferase GcvT — protein: MTDAPKRTPLYDLHVALGGKMVDFAGWEMPVQYPMGIMGEHKQCREKAALFDVSHMGQVILRGDNVGEKLEALCPQAFATLKEGKARYGFFTNDDGGIMDDLIVSNAGDHYFVVVNAALRHQDIPHMKAHLDGVEVTEIFDRALVAVQGPAAENVVGDLCPAAREMTFMETILADIDGVECRISRLGYTGEDGYEISIPEADAERITRLFLAHDDCEPAGLGARDSLRLEAGLCLYGNDIDQSTSPIEASLAWAIQKRRKEEGGFPGAARIQKELAEGAAKKLVGIKPSGRAPARQHVEIQCADGNTIGEITSGCFGPTVGGPVAMGYVAAPHGKPGEQVKLIIRGKPHDAEITALPFVTQNYKR
- the gcvH gene encoding glycine cleavage system protein GcvH, whose translation is MTTYYSEDHEWITVEGDTATLGITKHAAEQLGEVVFIEQQDSGEEFEKGGEIGVIESVKAASEIYAPLDGEITAINETLADNPGALNEDPEGAAWIYKIKLSDTSQLEDLMDLDGYKALIG
- the gcvP gene encoding aminomethyl-transferring glycine dehydrogenase, whose amino-acid sequence is MAFKLTDYEAYDFANRRHIGPSPREMADMLKTIGFNTLDELIDATVPPAIRQKEALDWGPAMTERDALFHMREIAGKNKVLTSLIGQGYHGTTTPAPILRNILENPAWYTAYTPYQPEISQGRLEALLNFQTMVSDLTGLPVANASLLDEATAAAEAMAMAHRGSRSKANNAAFFVDKNCHPQTVAVIQTRAEPLGIDVVVADPSELEAAAVFGAIFQYPGTHGHVTDFSDQIAALHDNKGVAVVAADILSLALLKSPGEMGADIAIGSTQRFGVPMGYGGPHAAYMATTDKLKRSMPGRIIGVSVDARGNKAYRLSLQTREQHIRREKANSNVCTAQALLAVIASMYAVYHGPDGIKAIAQSVHRKTARMAAGLEQAGFKVEPEVFFDTITVEVGHLQKTVMEAAVQRGINLRRVGETKVGISLDEQTRAETIEAVWGAFGIDRKDDSSNKQYRLPEAMLRESAYLTHPIFHKNRAEAEITRYMRRLADRDLALDRAMIPLGSCTMKLNATIEMIPVTWPEFSNLHPFVPEDQAQGYHEMIADLNDKLCQITGYDAISQQPNSGAQGEYAGLLTIRNYHAANGQGHRNVCLIPTSAHGTNPATAQMVGYQVVPIKADDKGNIDVADFREKAEKHSDHLAACMITYPSTHGVFETTVQEVCQITHEHGGQVYIDGANMNAMVGLSRPGDIGGDVSHLNLHKTFCIPHGGGGPGMGPIGVKAHLTEHLPGHPEYGTAVGPVSAAPFGSPSILPVSWAYVLLMGGAGLTQATKVAILNANYIAARLKDAYPILYTSESGRVAHECILDTRPLNDEGGVTVDDVAKRLIDSGFHAPTMSWPVAGTLMVEPTESEPKDELDRFCDAMLSIRSEAQDIIDGKIDAENNPLKHAPHTVRDLVGEWDRPYSREQACFPPGNLGVDKYWPAVNRVDNAYGDRNLICTCPPMEDYAEAAE
- a CDS encoding helix-turn-helix domain-containing protein codes for the protein MTLHSRPHGDSEIARTGGRGLRHIDVVLPDGAPRSRAQIIIDLFDVANDLLDGVQYRVRVCGLDMLASGPVAGRARALVVFLGDIYSRWQLNAKERARVNQVMRLSERSAFVGGAVFLLDALARGGDHHLAIHPNFLASAGECSLRQDQDGAATAASGTVHSAICSFATPHMLLDIIAADCGRLAANGMAHYLGLDTGKRPKKSRIALNLEQKSAGDGLITQCLTVMQDHIETPLSVAELADMLNVSTRCLQRRFTRHFERSPLSVYRSLRIEHAHQLLTQTDIPLRQVAVATGFGSYQSLSQHIRETYGHAPDVIRRSAFRGPAPDSLRQSRIHQPHSAPL
- a CDS encoding NAD(P)/FAD-dependent oxidoreductase, which produces MKRIYEPLAYTDRPIQTRYWNRFLPDPAPRYAPLRDEVTAEFAVIGGGYTGLSAALTLAENGGDVVLLDAERPGWGASGRNGGLVSVGSAKLADDAILCRYGEPDARRFFDAERAAVDLVEQYLDRYALEVDRHSRGYTYVAHRADRLEELHAYGQEYTRRYDLPYEFVPKEDMAAQGLNSPEFHGAVHLPVGFALNPMKFVLGLTRAAEAAGVRMYSDTAVEAIDTPGDGYLLRVAGGQVRARRLLIATNGYSSDDLPGAFAGRYLPVQSNIMVTRPLSEAEIADQGWWSEQMVCDSRTLLHYLRLLPDRRLLLGLRGSVRVSEENIAATKARARADFDRMFPAWRHVETEYFWSGLICMTRNLVPFAGAVPGLDNAWAALGYHGSGVCMAPYAGALIADQALGRSRLPHPDLMQRPLRRFELGRWRRMSLPLAFGWYRIKDRI
- a CDS encoding iron ABC transporter ATP-binding protein translates to MITVAGLSFTLAGKTILNAVDASLPAGKITALIGPNGAGKSTLLKLIAQQMPASGGAITLSGRDLRGIRPDQLARRMAVVGQQLEVASRVRVRDLVGFGRWPHSQGRLTAQDHAAIDAALAQFGLDDLTDRFLDELSGGQRQRAFIAMAYAQDTDWLLLDEPLNNLDLNHARNLMAQLRRLADTRGKSIVIVLHDLNYAISWADHVVALAGGRVAFAGPVAEVATGETLSALYQTPVALCEIEGRRIACYHG